Proteins from a genomic interval of Lelliottia amnigena:
- the bioD1 gene encoding dithiobiotin synthetase translates to MLKRFFVTGTDTSVGKTVVSRALLQALAADGKSVAGYKPVAKGSKETPEGLRNKDALVLQSVSSFELPYHAINPIALSENESSVAHSGLINYSLLSNGLAELSAMADHVVVEGTGGWRSLMNDLRPLSEWVVQEQLPVLMVVGIQEGCINHALLTAQAIANDGLPLVGWVANRINPGLAHYAEIIEVLSKKLPGPLVGELPYLPRAEQRDLAHYIDLTMFNDALTVDRVVA, encoded by the coding sequence ATGCTTAAGCGTTTCTTTGTAACGGGTACCGATACCTCTGTTGGTAAAACAGTGGTCTCCCGCGCTTTACTGCAAGCCCTGGCGGCGGACGGTAAAAGTGTGGCGGGGTACAAACCGGTCGCGAAAGGCAGTAAAGAGACGCCAGAAGGCCTACGCAATAAAGATGCGCTGGTGCTGCAAAGCGTCTCAAGTTTTGAACTGCCTTATCATGCGATCAATCCCATTGCGCTGAGTGAAAACGAAAGTAGCGTCGCGCACAGTGGTCTTATTAATTATTCCTTACTGTCGAACGGTCTGGCTGAGCTGAGTGCGATGGCCGATCATGTGGTGGTAGAAGGGACGGGCGGCTGGCGTAGCCTGATGAACGATCTGCGTCCCTTATCCGAATGGGTTGTGCAGGAACAACTGCCGGTGCTGATGGTGGTGGGTATTCAGGAAGGGTGCATTAACCACGCGTTGCTGACGGCTCAGGCCATCGCGAACGACGGTCTGCCGTTGGTCGGCTGGGTGGCTAATCGCATCAATCCAGGCCTTGCGCATTATGCAGAAATCATCGAGGTGCTCAGCAAGAAACTGCCGGGACCGCTGGTGGGCGAGCTGCCATATCTGCCACGCGCCGAACAGCGCGATCTGGCTCATTACATCGATCTTACGATGTTTAATGATGCCCTAACGGTAGACCGGGTTGTGGCGTAA
- the ynfM_1 gene encoding inner membrane transport protein YnfM codes for MLSPWHLSQAFVGLLSVAYLTGTWSSPKAGAMTARFGRGPVMLTSIGVMLAGLLMTLFSSLWLIFAGMLLFSAGFFAAHSVASSWIGPRARRAKGQASSLYLFSYYLGSSIAGTLGGVFWHRYGWNGVGGFIALMLCRSAAGGDEPA; via the coding sequence ATGCTCTCGCCGTGGCATTTGAGCCAGGCGTTTGTTGGCTTGCTGTCGGTGGCGTATCTCACTGGCACCTGGAGTTCGCCCAAAGCTGGCGCAATGACCGCGCGTTTCGGACGCGGTCCGGTCATGCTGACGTCCATCGGCGTGATGCTGGCGGGATTGCTGATGACGTTGTTCTCATCTTTATGGCTAATTTTCGCCGGAATGCTGCTGTTCTCCGCCGGTTTTTTTGCAGCCCATTCGGTCGCCAGCAGCTGGATTGGCCCGCGCGCCCGTCGCGCTAAAGGCCAGGCCTCCTCGCTGTATCTCTTTAGTTACTATCTGGGTTCAAGCATCGCCGGGACGCTCGGCGGCGTTTTCTGGCACCGCTACGGCTGGAATGGCGTCGGTGGATTTATCGCGTTGATGCTGTGCCGCAGCGCTGCTGGTGGGGATGAGCCTGCATAA
- the ynfM_2 gene encoding inner membrane transport protein YnfM, which produces MSRTTTVDIAPASDIDDLPATPQPAQFIKRGTTPFMRVTLALFSAGLATFALLYCVQPILPVLSHEFGVSPASSSISLSISTGMLAVGLLFTGPLSDAIGRKPVMVTALLLASVCTLLSTMMTSWHGILVMRALIGLSLSGVAAVGMTYLSEEIHPSFVAFSMGLYISGNSIGGMSGRLLSGVFTDLFNWRIALAVIGCFALAAALMFWRILPESRHFRPTSLRPKTLLINFRLHWRDKGLPRLFLTGFLLMGSFVTLF; this is translated from the coding sequence GTGAGTCGTACAACAACCGTTGATATCGCCCCGGCAAGCGACATTGATGATTTACCTGCAACACCTCAGCCAGCCCAATTTATTAAACGTGGTACAACCCCTTTCATGCGCGTCACGCTGGCGCTCTTCTCAGCAGGACTGGCGACATTTGCCCTGCTGTATTGCGTTCAACCTATTCTTCCCGTGTTGTCTCATGAATTTGGCGTGTCGCCTGCCAGCAGCAGTATTTCGCTCTCAATTTCAACCGGTATGCTGGCGGTCGGTTTACTGTTTACCGGCCCGCTTTCTGATGCTATCGGACGCAAACCGGTGATGGTCACGGCGTTACTGCTGGCCTCTGTGTGCACCCTGCTGTCGACAATGATGACCAGTTGGCACGGGATTCTGGTGATGCGCGCGCTGATTGGGCTATCGTTAAGCGGCGTCGCGGCGGTTGGCATGACCTATTTGAGCGAAGAAATTCATCCCAGTTTTGTCGCCTTTTCGATGGGCTTGTACATTAGCGGGAATTCGATCGGTGGCATGAGCGGCCGCCTGCTCAGCGGTGTTTTCACCGATCTCTTTAACTGGCGCATCGCGCTGGCGGTAATTGGCTGCTTCGCCCTTGCCGCCGCACTGATGTTCTGGCGAATTTTGCCAGAATCGCGTCATTTTCGTCCCACGTCGCTGCGGCCCAAAACGCTGTTGATCAATTTCCGCCTGCACTGGCGCGATAAAGGTTTGCCGCGCCTGTTCCTGACCGGCTTCCTGTTAATGGGATCTTTCGTCACGTTGTTTTAA
- the mlc_2 gene encoding protein mlc, with translation MVAADSQPGHIDQIKQTNAGAVYRLIDQLGPVSRIDLSRLAQLAPASITKIVREMLEAHLVQETEIQEPGSRGRPAVGLVVETEAWHYLSIRISRGEVFLALRDLSSKMVVEDRLELPLQSEQTLLERIVIHIDQFFIRHQQRLERLTAIAITMPGIIDTENGIVHRMPFYDDVKDMPLGEVLKAHTGVPVYIQHDISAWTMAEALFGASRGARDVIQVVIDHNVGAGVITDGRLLHAGSSSLVEIGHTQVDPYGKRCYCGNHGCLETIASVESVMELAQLRLSQSMSSSLHGQPLTMDSLCGAARQGDLLAKDIITGVGNNVGRILAIMVNLFNPQKILIGSPLSQAADILFPAISDCIRQQSLPAYSKNIVVESTQFSNQGTMAGAALVKDAMYNGSLLIRLLQG, from the coding sequence GTGGTTGCTGCTGATAGTCAGCCAGGACATATTGATCAGATTAAGCAGACCAATGCGGGCGCAGTGTACCGTCTGATTGATCAGCTTGGTCCGGTTTCGCGTATCGATCTTTCTCGCCTGGCGCAACTGGCACCTGCCAGTATTACCAAAATTGTACGAGAAATGCTGGAAGCCCACCTGGTTCAGGAAACTGAAATTCAGGAACCCGGCAGCCGTGGCCGTCCGGCGGTAGGCCTGGTGGTGGAGACAGAAGCCTGGCATTACCTGTCGATCAGGATCAGTCGTGGCGAAGTGTTTCTCGCACTGCGCGACCTGAGCAGCAAAATGGTGGTGGAAGACCGCCTTGAGCTGCCGCTCCAGTCTGAGCAAACGCTGCTCGAGCGTATTGTCATTCATATCGATCAATTCTTTATCCGTCATCAGCAAAGGCTCGAGCGCTTAACGGCGATTGCGATCACTATGCCCGGAATCATTGATACGGAAAATGGGATTGTCCACCGAATGCCGTTTTATGACGATGTGAAAGACATGCCGCTGGGCGAAGTGCTCAAAGCGCATACCGGCGTGCCGGTCTATATCCAGCACGATATCAGCGCCTGGACGATGGCGGAGGCGCTGTTTGGCGCGTCCCGCGGTGCGCGTGATGTGATTCAGGTGGTTATCGATCACAACGTGGGCGCGGGGGTCATTACCGACGGGCGTTTACTGCATGCGGGCAGCAGCAGCCTGGTGGAGATTGGCCATACGCAGGTCGACCCCTACGGCAAGCGCTGCTATTGCGGCAATCATGGCTGTCTGGAAACCATCGCCAGCGTCGAAAGCGTGATGGAGCTGGCGCAGTTACGTCTGAGCCAGTCCATGAGCTCGTCTTTGCATGGTCAACCCTTAACCATGGATTCACTGTGCGGCGCGGCGCGGCAGGGCGATCTGCTGGCAAAAGATATTATTACCGGCGTGGGCAACAACGTCGGGCGCATTTTGGCCATTATGGTCAATCTCTTTAATCCGCAAAAAATCCTGATTGGCTCACCCCTGAGCCAGGCCGCCGATATTCTGTTCCCGGCGATTTCCGACTGTATTCGTCAGCAATCCCTTCCGGCGTACAGCAAAAATATCGTGGTAGAAAGCACCCAGTTTTCTAACCAAGGCACCATGGCAGGCGCGGCGCTGGTGAAAGATGCGATGTATAACGGCTCGCTATTAATCCGGTTGTTGCAGGGTTAA
- the hcaR_1 gene encoding LysR family transcriptional regulator produces MNIELRHLRYFIAVAEELHFGRAAARLNISQPPLSQQIQILEQQVGARLLARTNRSVSLTAAGKQFLADSRQVLSLVNDAAARAERLHLGETGELRLGFTSSAPFISAVSHTLSTFRRHYPDVHIQTREINTREQIVPLNEGSLDLGLMRNTQLPDTLAWEVILREPLMAMIPRDHPLAAQPSVTLAELAQEPFVFFDPHVGTGLYDDILGLMRRYGLTPVITQEVGEAMTIIGLVAAGLGVSILPASFKRVQLNEMRWVAIAEEDAVSEMWLVWPKHHELSNAAQRFKKQLIDGAR; encoded by the coding sequence ATGAATATTGAGCTGCGCCATTTACGCTATTTCATTGCCGTGGCCGAGGAGCTGCATTTTGGCCGTGCGGCGGCGCGGCTAAATATCTCCCAGCCCCCGCTGAGTCAGCAGATTCAGATCCTTGAGCAGCAGGTGGGCGCGCGGCTACTGGCCCGCACCAACCGAAGCGTCAGCCTGACGGCAGCGGGCAAACAGTTTCTTGCGGATAGCCGTCAGGTGCTGAGTCTGGTGAATGACGCGGCTGCCCGTGCGGAGCGGCTACATCTGGGCGAAACGGGTGAACTGCGTCTCGGATTTACCTCATCAGCGCCGTTTATCAGTGCGGTTTCACATACGCTTTCTACCTTTCGTCGTCATTATCCGGATGTGCATATCCAGACCCGCGAGATTAATACCCGTGAACAGATTGTTCCCCTGAATGAGGGATCGCTGGATTTGGGGCTCATGCGCAACACGCAGTTGCCCGACACGCTGGCGTGGGAGGTGATTTTACGGGAACCGTTAATGGCGATGATCCCGCGGGATCATCCGCTGGCGGCGCAGCCGTCGGTGACGCTGGCCGAGCTGGCACAGGAGCCGTTTGTCTTTTTCGATCCTCATGTTGGGACCGGTTTGTACGATGATATTTTAGGGTTGATGCGTCGTTACGGGTTAACGCCAGTGATTACGCAAGAAGTGGGTGAAGCCATGACCATCATCGGTCTGGTCGCGGCCGGGCTAGGGGTGTCCATTTTGCCCGCCTCGTTTAAGCGCGTGCAGCTAAATGAAATGCGTTGGGTGGCGATAGCTGAAGAGGATGCCGTGTCGGAAATGTGGCTGGTTTGGCCAAAACATCATGAGCTCAGCAATGCGGCACAGCGTTTCAAAAAACAGCTGATTGACGGGGCCCGGTAA